Proteins encoded within one genomic window of Eurosta solidaginis isolate ZX-2024a chromosome 1, ASM4086904v1, whole genome shotgun sequence:
- the Prx3 gene encoding thioredoxin-dependent peroxide reductase, mitochondrial: MSFLARALFRNVPTMCRRVEQQQMSVGRLFHQSAQLLAVKVQHPAPDFKGLAVVGNDFQEIKLADFRGKYLVLFFYPLDFTFVCPTEIIAFSDRIEEFKKLNAEVVGVSVDSHFSHLVWCNSARKDGGLGGLNYPLLSDLTKKISNDYDVLLENEGISLRGTFIIDPNGNVRQYSINDLPVGRSVDEVLRLIKAFQFVDEHGEVCPANWHPEKNPDTIKPDVTDSKEYFKKHA, encoded by the exons ATGTCTTTTCTTGCAAGGGCACTCTTCCGAAAT GTTCCAACAATGTGTCGGCGCGTGGAGCAACAGCAGATGAGTGTGGGGAGACTTTTCCATCAAA GTGCACAGCTATTAGCTGTGAAAGTTCAACACCCTGCGCCAGACTTCAAGGGCTTGGCGGTTGTTGGCAATGACTTTCAAGAAATCAAACTCGCCGACTTTCGCGGAAAATATTTAGTACTATTCTTCTATCCTCTCGACTT CACTTTCGTCTGCCCTACGGAAATTATTGCATTTAGTGATCGCATTGaagaattcaaaaaattaaatgcagAAGTAGTTGGTGTATCCGTCGATTCGCATTTCAGCCATTTAGTTTGGTGCAACTCAGCCCGCAAGGATGGTGGCTTAGGTGGCCTTAACTACCCACTACTCTCTGACTTGACTAAAAAGATATCCAACGACTACGATGTGCTGCTTGAGAACGAAGGAATTTCGCTGCGAGGAACCTTCATTATAGACCCTAATGGCAATGTGAGACAGTACTCTATAAACGATTTACCGGTTGGTCGTTCTGTAGATGAAGTACTGCGTCTAATTAAGGCATTCCAATTTGTCGACGAACACGGAGAGGTATGCCCAGCCAATTGGCATCCTGAGAAGAACCCTGATACAATAAAACCAGATGTTACTGATTCAAAAGAGTACTTCAAAAAACACGCATAA
- the l(3)07882 gene encoding nucleolar protein 14 homolog — protein MAKAKKNKKALADQVYAKKSAAAAKTNPFATARPATSKRLNPFELHVNKEKFQILGRTCKHDKGLPGVSRAKAIKKRKQTIAVEFQDKHKSNKFRDRRIGKFQNDDELSEDVINARFVAARVEQMKQTKSSRFNLNDDEILTHRGQTLADIEQFRDERSDDEDLDDDKLNAEFTEIAHFGGDPDLTKDRQGAIDEMIAEQKRRKIEIAKEKDEVHDLTEKLDANYKDLLGLVDKLSKKELSQKPALDDYDKALKEMIFEPRGAVADKLLSEEELARKGKERLEELEKERLKRMRGDGEEEENITEQTNHRSADALDDGYYGYAIEEEDATVAYTLDGELGTKLIESESLVLEKESVELEDNEEDKSDSEESENESDDNVGESSAEEEEDDLSDLKDSSSESEDDGAEESTKTQKDLQKSRANTKTEKRSEKDLGEYSDLPYTMDIPNNYHEFRKLLNKRKPLEQGTIIERLIKCNHPKLDGINNKGKMAKLFAYLLQYVNESFTDVTQEDISIQFQILDQLNPHMYDLVNMDEEKMSNILLDVIKEKHGHYRKNTKLFPALDTLIFFKLVSNYCSSSDFRHALVTPCYIFIQHILSKARVRSRQDIAGGLFLVTIAFEYSRLSKRFLPAVLNFLLGIVYMSIPKRPVEMLKIVPPFQSSGPMNKLLTMAECDEESYKEELLQAEDLTLTTCSIDFKIRALNMTLKLIKDIIANMEENAGSNYLALPFLALFERIPLDIYPTFVSENHKAAKAVLEKVAAKKLVKIVPPEKKPKALRLLEPRIEVVYDDKRRPRLPKEKEERAKLVHKIRRETKGAIREIRRDTEFIQKMRIQQKIQSDKERMEKVKRIYQEAAMQQGELNEFERLKKKKKF, from the exons ATGGctaaagcaaagaaaaataaaaaggctCTTGCGGATCAAGTGTATGCGAAGAAGAGCGCAGCTGCAGCCAAAACAAATCCTTTTGCAACAGCGCGACCGGCAACGTCAAAAAGACTGAATCCCTTCGAACTGCatgtaaataaagaaaaattccaaatATTAGGACGCACTTGTAAGCATGACAAAGGACTGCCAGGCGTATCTCGAGCCAAAGCAATTAAAAAGCGCAAACAAACAATAGCTGTGGAGTTTCAAGATAAacataaatcaaataaatttcgTGATCGCAGAataggaaaatttcaaaacgacGATGAGCTAAGCGAAGATGTGATCAATGCACGTTTCGTAGCGGCAAGAGTTGAGCAAATGAAGCAAACTAAATCCTCAAGATTCAATTTAAATGATGATGAGATTTTGACACATCGTGGGCAAACCTTGGCAGATATAGAACAATTTCGGGATGAACGTTCCGATGACGAAGATCTAGACGATGATAAACTTAATG CGGAATTTACTGAAATCGCGCACTTTGGTGGTGATCCTGATTTGACAAAAGATCGACAAGGTGCAATAGACGAAATGATAGCAGAGCAAAAGAGGCGTAAAATAGAGATCGCTAAAGAAAAAGATGAAGTACACGATTTAACGGAAAAGCTCGATGCCAACTATAAAGACCTGCTTGGATTAGTTGATAAGCTATCGAAAAAGGAATTGTCGCAAAAACCAGCACTTGATGATTATGATAAAGCATTGAAGGAGATGATTTTTGAACCAAGAGGCGCAGTCGCTGATAAACTTCTGTCCGAGGAGGAATTGGCTAGAAAAGGAAAAGAGAGATTGGAAGAATTGGAGAAGGAACGCCTTAAACGAATGCGTGGAGATGGCGAGGAAGAGGAGAATATTACAGAGCAGACGAATCATCGCTCAGCTGATGCTCTAGATGACGGCTATTACGGTTATGCAATAGAAGAGGAAGATGCAACGGTAGCCTACACTTTAGATG GTGAATTAGGAACCAAACTAATTGAAAGTGAATCTCTAGTATTAGAGAAAGAGTCTGTCGAACTAGAAGACAATGAGGAGGATAAAAGTGATTCTGAAGAAAGTGAAAACGAAAGCGACGATAATGTTGGAGAGTCTAGCGCAGAAGAGGAGGAAGATGATTTAAGCGACTTGAAGGATAGCAGCTCTGAATCCGAAGACGATGGGGCGGAAGAATCtacaaaaacacaaaaagattTACAAAAAAGCAGAGCTAACACTAAAACTGAAAAGAGATCTGAAAAAGATTTGGGAGAATATTCCGATTTGCCGTACACCATGGATATTCCCAACAATTATCATGAATTCCGAAAGCTACTAAATAAACGTAAACCCCTTGAACAAGGCACTATAATCGAGCGACTCATCAAATGTAATCATCCAAAATTAGATGGCATAAATAATAAGGGAAAAATGGCAAAATTGTTTGCTTATCTATTACAATATGTAAATGAATCATTTACAGATGTTACACAAGAAGATATAAGCATACAGTTTCAAATATTGGACCAACTTAATCCCCATATGTACGACCTAGTAAATATGGATGAGGAAAAAATGTCAAATATCCTTCTAGATGTAATCAAGGAGAAGCATGGTCATTATCGTAAAAATACTAAATTATTTCCAGCACTAGATACACTTATTTTCTTCAAACTTGTGTCCAACTACTGCAGTTCTTCTGACTTTCGTCATGCACTTGTCACGCCATGTTACATATTTATTCAACACATTTTGTCAAAGGCGCGTGTGAGATCGCGGCAAGATATTGCTGGCGGGCTATTTTTGGTAACAATAGCGTTCGAATATTCACGTTTGTCTAAACGTTTCTTGCCAGCAGTACTTAACTTTTTACTTGGCATTGTGTATATGAGTATACCGAAAAGGCCAGTAGAAATGCTTAAAATTGTACCGCCATTTCAAAGCTCAGGCCCAATGAACAAGTTGCTCACCATGGCCGAATGTGATGAGGAGTCATACAAAGAAGAATTATTACAAGCTGAGGATTTGACGTTAACAACTTGTTCAATAGATTTTAAAATAAGAGCTTTAAACATGACATTGAAACTGATAAAGGATATTATAGCAAATATGGAAGAAAATGCTGGTTCAAATTATTTAGCACTGCCCTTTTTAGCATTGTTTGAGCGTATACCCTTAGATATATATCCAACATTTGTAAGTGAAAATCATAAGGCTGCAAAGGCTGTACTGGAAAAAGTTGCAGCCAAGAAGCTAGTTAAAATTGTACCACCAGAAAAAAAGCCGAAAGCGTTACGTCTGCTGGAGCCTCGTATCGAAGTTGTTTACGATGACAAGCGACGTCCGCGTCTACCAAAGGAGAAAGAAGAAAGAGCTAAATTAGTACATAAAATACGTCGTGAAACTAAAGGCGCAATTCGGGAAATACGTAGAGACACCGAATTTATACAGAAGATGCGCATACAACAGAAAATTCAAAG tgATAAGGAGCGTATGGAAAAAGTTAAACGTATATATCAAGAAGCAGCAATGCAACAGGGTGAGCTCAATGAGTTTGAACGtcttaaaaagaagaaaaagttttaa
- the P5cr-2 gene encoding pyrroline-5-carboxylate reductase 1, mitochondrial, producing MNKVGRIGIVGGGKMALAMVKGFLSAGLTKSESVVASVHPDDTQSLKQFERIGVETVVKNEPVVEKSDIIFISVKPQVVPVILPEIKPLSNNKLFISIAMGITLNTLEEYLASDSRVIRVMPNMPALVQSACSVYACGTKATQADGQITEALLKAIGTCEEVPENMFDAITGLSGSGPAYVFVMIEALADGGVRMGLPRDVAYRLAAQTVVGAGKMVRDTKQHPGILKDNVTSPAGSTAAALKVLEAAGLRGTIADAVQAATLRCREVSSI from the exons ATGAATAAAGTGGGAAGAATTGGAATTGTTGGGGGTGGAAAAATGGCACTGGCAATGGTGAAGGGATTTCTTTCAGCTG GACTCACAAAATCTGAGAGTGTGGTTGCTAGCGTACATCCAGATGACACACAAAGTTTGAAACAATTTGAG cgAATTGGTGTCGAAACAGTTGTTAAAAACGAGCCCGTCGTAGAGAAATCGGACATTATATTCATATCAGTAAAACCACAGGTGGTGCCCGTTATCTTACCTGAAATCAAACCTTTGAGCAATAACAAATTGTTTATCTCAATAGCCATGGGTATAACTTTAAACACGCTGGAAGag TATTTAGCTTCTGATTCACGTGTCATACGCGTCATGCCAAACATGCCAGCTCTTGTACAATCAGCATGTTCTGTATATGCATGCGGGACTAAAGCAACACAAGCGGATGGTCAAATAACCGAAGCTTTATTGAAAGCAATTGGAACATGTGAAGAAGTGCCAGAGAATATGTTTGATGCCATTACAGGTTTGAGTGGTAGTGGACCAGCTTATGTATTTGTTATGATTGAAGCTTTGGCTGATGGTGGAGTTCGTATGGGTTTACCACGCGACGTAGCGTATCGTTTGGCTGCGCAAACTGTTGTAGGTGCCGGAAAAATGGTACGTGATACTAAACAGCATCCTGGTATACTAAAGGATAATGTTACAAGCCCAGCGGGTTCAACTGCTGCAGCGTTGAAGGTGTTGGAAGCAGCAG gtttaCGTGGTACAATAGCTGATGCAGTCCAAGCTGCTACCTTGCGGTGTCGAGAAGTTTCCAGTATATAA
- the SF1 gene encoding splicing factor 1, giving the protein MTETPPPQTGGEMQPPSQAENGDRDYREKCENSERSRSRSKDQHNREGKEKDKVREKDGKKRDRSRDRHRDRDSKDRERRHNSRDRDRYKKDRDRDRERDRDKDRDRDRDRDRDRRRSSRDRDRDKDRSSRTRRSNSRGHSRRSRSRSNGYDNRRKRRSRSRSPRRDRNRDRDRNRRSRSRSYERRRHERRSRDREHSQGNAVDSDFRTSRDNRMEPIKEEPRERTFDLTQSIQELMNSTTSTKNFAALFQCTNSNDSCSNGISENSQEALDRKRRKRSRWGGTENDKTFIPGMPTILPPTLDSAQQEAYLVQLEIEEISRKLRTGDLGIPQNPEERSPSPEPIYSSDGKRLNTREFRFRKRLEERRHQLILKMQTVNPEFKPPADYKPPVTRVSDKVLIPQEQHPDINFVGLLIGPRGNTLKAMEKETGAKIIIRGKGSVKEGKVGRKDGQPLPGEDEPLHAFITAPNPEAVKRAVDKIKDVIRQGIEVPEGHNDLRRMQLRELAQLNGTLRETDCQRCTNCGSTEHKSWLCPDKPNVTNSIVCTSCGGAGHISKDCRSKRPGAVGEAPTEDTQAKIDEEYMSLMAELGEAPPPSAPKPTADPLAQVHLNRGYSLFDKKPAQPLAIQAPPPINQPPPTTSLPPPAPTPALLTGPPPPPIPPGWGNAGTPMPPLIPPPWLTSAPPPPPIGGEGIPPPPIPGASLPPPPPGTGPMPPLMPPPPGTQGGPLPPWASSGPGALMPPPGFGGWGGGGFMPAPPCAPPPPPCAPPPPGMPSLNQPPPPPPPSN; this is encoded by the exons ATGACTGAAACGCCTCCACCTCAGACGGGAGGCGAAATGCAGCCGCCGTCACAAGCCGAAAATGGCGATCGGGACTACCGTGAAAAATGTGAGAATTCAGAACGTTCGCGTTCACGCTCGAAAGACCAACATAACCGGGAAGGCAAAGAAAAAGATAAAGTACGTGAAAAGGATGGAAAAAAAAG gGATCGATCACGCGATAGACATCGCGATCGTGATAGCAAAGATCGAGAGCGCCGACATAACAGCAGGGACAGGGATCGTTATAAGAAAGATAGAGATAGGGATCGCGAAAGGGACAGGGATAAGGACCGTGACCGTGACCGCGACCGCGACCGTGATCGCCGGAGAAGCAGCCGTGACCGTGATCGTGATAAAGATCGAAGCTCGCGTACTCGCCGTAGCAACTCGCGCGGTCACTCTCGACGGAGTCGATCGCGTAGCAATGGTTATGATAATCGTCGGAAACGACGTTCACGTAGTCGTTCGCCAAGACGTGATCGTAATCGCGATCGAGATCGTAATAGGCGTTCACGTAGTCGAAGTTATGAACGTCGCAGGCATGAACGCAGGAGTAGGGATCGAGAACATAGTCAAGGCAATGCGGTGGATTCAGATTTTCGCACTTCACGGGATAATCGTATGGAACCAATTAAAGAGGAGCCACGTGAACGTACTTTCGATTTAACGCAATCTATTCAAGAGCTAATGAATAGTactacttccacaaaaaacttcGCGGCACTTTTTCAATGTACTAATAGCAATGATTCGTGTAGTAATGGAATATCAGAAAATTCAC AAGAAGCACTGGACCGCAAACGCCGTAAGAGGTCGCGCTGGGGTGGCACTGAAAATGATAAAACCTTTATACCCGGTATGCCTACCATCTTACCACCAACTTTGGACTCTGCTCAACAAGAAGCATATTTAG TTCAACTTGAAATTGAGGAAATCAGCCGAAAGCTACGGACTGGAGATTTGGGAATACCACAAAATCCGGAGGAAAG ATCACCATCACCCGAACCAATTTATAGTTCTGATGGCAAAAGGTTGAACACACGAGAATTTCGCTTTCGGAAGCGTCTGGAAGAGCGACGTCATCAGTTGATACTGAAAATGCAAACTGTTAATCCGGAATTCAAACCGCCAGCTGATTACaa ACCCCCAGTTACACGCGTAAGCGACAAAGTTTTAATACCGCAAGAACAACATCCTGATATAAATTTTGTTGGCCTATTAATTGGCCCACGGGGCAACACTTTGAAAGCAATGGAAAAAGAGACGGGCGCTAAAATTATTATACGCGGTAAAGGTTCCGTCAAGGAAGGTAAAGTCGGTCGCAAAGATGGCCAACCTTTACCTGGCGAAGATGAGCCCTTGCATGCATTCATTACTGCACCCAATCCAGAGGCTGTCAAGCGCGCTGTTGATAAAATTAAAGATGTTATACGTCAAGGCATAGAAGTTCCAGAGGGACACAATGATTTACGTCGCATGCAATTAAGAGAGTTGGCTCAATTGAATGGCACGTTACGTGAAACCGATTGTCAGCGTTGTACAAATTGTGGCTCAACTGAACATAAGTCATGGTTATGTCCGGACAAACCCAATGTGACCAACAGTATTGTGTGTACTTCATGTGGTGGTGCAGGCCATATTTCAAAGGATTGCAGAAGTAAACGGCCTGGCGCAGTAGGCGAAGCACCAACTGAGGATACGCAAGCTAAAATTGATGAAGAGTATATGAGCTTAATGGCAGAATTAGGTGAAGCACCACCACCAAGTGCACCGAAACCAACAGCTGATCCATTAGCACAGGTGCATTTAAATCGTGGCTATAGTCTCTTTGATAAGAAACCAGCACAACCATTGGCTATACAAGCTCCACCACCAATTAACCAGCCGCCACCAACTACATCGCTACCACCACCAGCTCCTACACCTGCACTACTAACTGGCCCACCGCCACCACCCATACCGCCAGGTTGGGGAAATGCAGGCACGCCAATGCCTCCACTAATTCCGCCGCCATGGTTAACATcggcaccaccaccaccaccaattGGTGGTGAAGGTATACCGCCGCCACCCATCCCAGGCGCATCGTTACCACCACCACCACCCGGTACAGGGCCGATGCCCCCTTTGATGCCGCCACCACCGGGTACCCAAGGCGGTCCTTTGCCGCCATGGGCATCATCTGGACCGGGTGCATTGATGCCGCCTCCCGGATTTGGTGGCTGGGGAGGTGGTGGCTTTATGCCAGCACCGCCATGTGCTCCACCACCACCACCTTGCGCACCACCGCCACCAGGCATGCCATCTCTCAatcaaccaccaccaccaccgccaccaTCTAATTGA